A single region of the Polyodon spathula isolate WHYD16114869_AA chromosome 5, ASM1765450v1, whole genome shotgun sequence genome encodes:
- the LOC121315344 gene encoding transmembrane protein 229B-like — MVERVSVTQLGMFSRWYLYTLHGYICEVLFTAAWNFSQQGSWKLQGSTSVWALFIYGTCILILEGMYLRLRNRCPLLGRCLIYTAWIFVWEFSTGMVLSTFNACPWDYSEFRGSYKGLITLEYAAPWFFASLIAELVIKNTLRLRMDHPSSSSATKNT, encoded by the coding sequence ATGGTGGAGCGTGTTTCAGTGACGCAGCTGGGAATGTTTTCCCGCTGGTACCTGTATACCCTACACGGGTACATATGTGAGGTGCTGTTCACAGCGGCCTGGAATTTCAGCCAGCAGGGCAGCTGGAAGCTGCAGGGCAGCACCAGTGTCTGGGCGCTCTTCATCTACGGCACATGCATCCTCATCCTGGAGGGGATGTACCTTCGGCTGCGCAATCGCTGCCCCCTACTGGGCCGCTGCCTCATCTACACCGCCTGGATCTTCGTGTGGGAGTTCAGCACAGGGATGGTCCTGAGCACATTCAATGCCTGCCCCTGGGACTACTCTGAATTCAGGGGCAGCTACAAGGGTCTGATCACTCTGGAGTACGCAGCCCCCTGGTTCTTTGCCTCCCTCATCGCAGAGCTTGTGATAAAAAACACCCTGCGTCTGAGAATGGACCATCCAAGCAGCAGCAGCGCCACGAAGAACA